The Natrinema caseinilyticum genomic sequence GGCGTGATCCCGGACCGCAACCGGCGCTCGGGGATCGAATATACGAGAACATCTCGGCACACGTGTCGGGTCCGCTCGTAGTCGAAGTTCGGTACATCGTCGCCGAAAGCCACGGGAACCGAACCGGTCAGCGAATGGTCGTCCACACCACGGGCGCCGATCCGTGACCGGCGCCTCGAGCGGGTGAGAACGTGGCCGCCAGCCGGCGCATCGACGCGACCACCGGGGGAACCCGATTCTCGGAGTCCAATCCGGCGATTCTCTCACGCCCGAGCAGCCATTTCACGGCGGAACCCACTCACGGTAACAGCAACACGGCTAGTCGACCGTCTCTCGACCGGCGACGGACGCCATCTCGAGTTCGTAGAGGTCGAACTCGACGTCTTCGACCGCTTCGTCGAATAGGTGAAACGGCGGGAACCACTCGTTGAGCGTCGCCTCGTCGACGTCGCGGTCTGACCTGGTGACCGGGCCGCGAATGTGGACGCTCCACGATCCGTCGGTCGCCCCGCCGTGACAGACGAACGTGGCGGTGTCGGTCGTTTTCAGGTACTGTCGCTTCGTCGCATCGTCGTGATAGCTCACCCGCAACAGGAGCCGGTCGCCGTCGTAGTGGTAGCTCAGCGGGACCGCGTACGCGTCGTCGTCGTCTGCCAGCGCGAGGACGCCGTGATCGCCCGTCCGCAGGCGCTCCTCGAGATCAGCTTCGTCCATTCCCGTCGTGTAGACGTAGTCGGCGTGTTCCATAGGGAAGGAAACGGGGCGAAGTACCAAGTAGGCTCACCCGGGTTCCGTTCGCGCCGCGATTTCGGATTCGATCACCGGGTTCGGCCGAAATATACGATCAGTGCCATGATCAGTGATCCCCCGAGGATCGCCGCGGCGCTTCCCACCAACAGTCGTCTCGTCGAACTGGGATATGCAGCCGCGACCGGGACGAAGAGCCGCAGGTCGAAGACGACGACGATCAGGGTCCCGACCACGTCGAAGACGAGGTCCGATGCGGTGTCACGCCACCCGTAGTAGACGAGGACGGGTTCGACGTCGTACCGCTCGCCGACTTCGCGGGCGACGAGTTCGATCAGTTCCCAGAAAACGCCGACGGCGATCATGAACAGGACCGTCATCGCAGCGACACCACTGGTCCACTGACCACCGGTGGCCGTCTCTCCGGCGACGACCACGAGACCGGCGTAGACCAGCGCCGCAACGAGCATCGCCGACACCGTGTGCGTAAGCGTATCCCACCACCGAACGGAGTCGTACGGCCCCAGCATGCCGATCGAATGCAGCAATCCCGCGACGGCGATCCACAGCGGAAGTGCCGGGCCGAAATCGACGGTCGTCGATCCACCCTCTCGAGCGAGCAACTCGACGAACAGCGGCAGGAAAACGGCGACGAAGGACACGAGCGCGTTCACGGCCGCGGCGACGTCCCGGCGGCGCATCGCGACGAGGAGGATAACGAGAATACAGCCCTGAAATATCACCACGCCGAGCGACGGAAGGCCGGAAATAAACCCCATTCGTTGCCTCGAATCACTGTCCCGAAGCTACTATAGTATTGTTGGACCGATTCCACCGATCGGAACCGGGCCCTCACTCGTCCAGATATCGCGTCGGGACGTACGCCAGGACGCGGGTCGGCAGGCTCGAGACCAGCTGGTCTTCGAAGAGTAGTTCCGCGATGGCAGGGAGGAGGCGACGGACCGCCGTGTACACGACCGCGA encodes the following:
- a CDS encoding pyridoxamine 5'-phosphate oxidase family protein, with product MEHADYVYTTGMDEADLEERLRTGDHGVLALADDDDAYAVPLSYHYDGDRLLLRVSYHDDATKRQYLKTTDTATFVCHGGATDGSWSVHIRGPVTRSDRDVDEATLNEWFPPFHLFDEAVEDVEFDLYELEMASVAGRETVD